A stretch of Candidatus Binatia bacterium DNA encodes these proteins:
- a CDS encoding AAA family ATPase produces the protein MSAKHREAFAHLVYGIREGSGFVAITGEVGAGKTTLIRTLLAEHAQDVTVANIVNPVLTSTELLQTINAELGLPSRSTSRKELIEELAAFLKTNRAAGRRTVIIVDEAQNLDPVVLEQLRLLTNLETETEKLLQVVLVGQPELHGILSRHDLRQLNQRVTERWHLDKLDRDEACEYVRHRLRIAGAHTDLVEPRALELIYRFTDGVPRLLNILAHRSMLVAFTRSRGRVGSDEVSAAARELGYVPQVAASRGPAWGRIGAFLAAAAAAAVVAFFLLSSSAVDESRPAPRKAKAAMTSLPAAPAAKLADPGGDAPRNGDAPVSSPSAPALSPSAAATAPSVSAPAPAAAIPVPASEVAPQVASAPVVAPAPGVAPASASSDAAALATLSTGAVFDAAVADYTRLLQMWGAAPVAEADLAGGSLNLQAIAESRGLRYFAVELNDALLSVLDLPAMVEMTTGGAPEIRYVLLRGIDRTGGAVQLAGNVTMSLAGFDAAWNGKAHILFKDPESLRFDIGPGAGGPAVKKLQTMLSSAGVLDASTQTGLYDDLTENAVRRFQESRHVTADGVAGPITQVLLYNSLARFDRPTLAAGRASVAARVQGTT, from the coding sequence ATGAGCGCGAAGCACCGCGAGGCCTTCGCGCACCTCGTCTATGGGATTCGCGAGGGCAGCGGCTTCGTCGCGATCACCGGCGAGGTCGGCGCGGGCAAGACGACGCTGATCCGCACGCTGCTGGCCGAGCACGCGCAGGACGTCACGGTCGCCAACATCGTCAACCCGGTGCTGACGTCGACCGAGCTGCTGCAGACGATCAATGCCGAGCTCGGACTGCCGTCGCGCAGCACCAGCCGCAAGGAGCTGATCGAGGAGCTTGCAGCGTTCCTCAAGACCAACCGCGCGGCCGGTCGCCGCACGGTGATCATCGTGGACGAGGCCCAGAACCTGGACCCCGTGGTGCTCGAGCAGCTTCGCCTGTTGACCAACCTCGAAACCGAAACCGAAAAACTCCTCCAGGTGGTGCTCGTCGGCCAGCCCGAGCTTCACGGCATCCTGTCGCGCCACGATCTTCGCCAGCTCAACCAGCGCGTCACCGAGCGCTGGCACCTCGACAAGCTCGATCGCGACGAAGCCTGCGAATACGTGCGCCACCGCCTGCGCATCGCCGGCGCGCACACCGACCTCGTGGAGCCGCGCGCGCTCGAACTCATCTACCGTTTCACCGACGGCGTGCCGCGCCTTCTCAACATCCTCGCGCATCGCTCGATGCTCGTCGCGTTCACGCGCAGTCGCGGTCGTGTCGGGTCCGACGAAGTGTCCGCGGCGGCGCGAGAGCTCGGCTATGTTCCGCAGGTTGCTGCATCTCGCGGGCCGGCCTGGGGGCGCATCGGCGCGTTCCTCGCGGCCGCTGCCGCAGCTGCGGTGGTCGCTTTCTTCCTGCTTTCGTCGTCCGCGGTGGACGAAAGCCGGCCGGCGCCGCGCAAGGCGAAGGCCGCGATGACGTCCTTGCCGGCTGCGCCCGCAGCGAAACTCGCTGATCCGGGTGGCGATGCGCCGCGCAACGGCGATGCTCCTGTTTCATCGCCTTCGGCTCCTGCTTTGTCGCCTTCGGCTGCTGCGACGGCGCCTTCGGTCTCTGCACCGGCACCCGCGGCGGCTATCCCCGTTCCTGCAAGCGAGGTCGCGCCCCAGGTCGCCTCTGCTCCAGTCGTCGCGCCTGCGCCTGGCGTCGCCCCGGCATCGGCGTCTTCGGACGCGGCGGCGCTGGCGACGCTCTCGACGGGCGCCGTCTTCGACGCAGCGGTGGCCGATTACACGCGCCTGCTGCAGATGTGGGGAGCTGCACCGGTTGCCGAGGCGGATCTGGCCGGCGGGTCGCTGAACCTGCAGGCGATCGCCGAGTCGCGAGGGCTCCGTTACTTCGCCGTCGAGCTGAACGACGCATTGCTTTCGGTTCTCGATCTTCCCGCGATGGTCGAGATGACGACCGGCGGCGCTCCCGAGATCCGTTACGTGCTGCTGAGGGGGATCGATCGCACGGGCGGGGCGGTGCAGCTCGCGGGCAACGTCACGATGAGCCTTGCCGGGTTCGACGCGGCGTGGAACGGCAAGGCGCACATTCTGTTCAAGGATCCCGAGTCGCTGCGCTTCGACATCGGCCCGGGGGCCGGGGGCCCGGCCGTGAAAAAGCTGCAGACGATGCTGAGCTCTGCAGGGGTGCTCGACGCATCGACCCAGACCGGCCTTTACGACGACCTGACGGAAAACGCGGTGCGGCGTTTCCAGGAATCGCGCCACGTGACGGCCGACGGAGTCGCAGGACCGATCACCCAGGTTCTCCTGTACAACTCGCTCGCCCGCTTCGACCGGCCTACACTTGCTGCCGGCCGCGCGAGCGTCGCGGCGCGGGTTCAGGGCACGACGTGA
- a CDS encoding MFS transporter, producing the protein MPPSRTQIPRAFWIVSAANFLSFLNIAFFFLLPLWVDAHGGGPEKAGRIGALSGFAGLAALPLIGYLLDRFGRRRFMITGIGVSALCSACFMFVDDFGPALWALRIVQGIASTSAFTGAQTLALLFAPVERRAATIGWFGISTILTNALSPAIGESIVHQWGFRTMFGVGAVLGSCAFVLSCFVPRPPAFVMLPRSVEIEPRLARRAVATATVAMMCYGFGFGATQTFVPLLMKQLEIGRVGPFFTAWSLAAVSVRAVFGTLSDRIGRRGVILPAMAALTLAVALLSITRSMMLIVTIGAIFGMGHGLLYPTMNAWVADWSTASNIGRTQSLFSGSYSLGISSCAFLFGTIVERYGYSTMFLVASAISLVGMLVFITGPGSLPGEPAHESLADTSSSTGEI; encoded by the coding sequence ATGCCGCCGTCCCGAACGCAGATCCCGCGCGCGTTCTGGATCGTGTCGGCCGCCAATTTCCTCTCGTTCCTGAACATCGCGTTCTTCTTCCTGCTGCCCCTGTGGGTGGATGCCCACGGCGGCGGCCCCGAAAAAGCCGGTCGCATCGGCGCGCTTTCCGGTTTTGCCGGACTGGCCGCGCTGCCGCTGATCGGCTACCTGCTCGACCGCTTCGGCCGGCGGCGATTCATGATCACCGGCATCGGCGTGAGCGCGCTGTGCTCGGCGTGCTTCATGTTCGTCGACGATTTCGGGCCGGCGCTGTGGGCGCTGCGCATCGTGCAGGGCATCGCGTCCACCAGCGCATTCACCGGCGCGCAGACGCTGGCCCTGCTGTTTGCGCCGGTCGAGAGGCGCGCGGCGACGATCGGCTGGTTCGGGATCTCGACGATCCTGACCAATGCGCTCAGCCCGGCCATCGGCGAGAGCATCGTGCACCAGTGGGGCTTCCGCACGATGTTCGGCGTCGGTGCGGTGCTCGGGTCCTGCGCCTTCGTGCTTTCGTGCTTCGTGCCGCGGCCGCCGGCCTTCGTGATGCTGCCGCGAAGCGTCGAGATCGAGCCCCGCCTGGCGCGACGCGCAGTGGCAACCGCGACCGTCGCGATGATGTGTTACGGATTCGGCTTCGGCGCGACGCAGACGTTCGTGCCGCTGCTGATGAAGCAGCTCGAGATCGGGCGCGTCGGCCCTTTCTTTACCGCATGGTCACTGGCGGCGGTCTCGGTGCGGGCCGTGTTCGGCACCCTTTCCGACCGCATCGGACGCCGCGGGGTGATTCTTCCGGCGATGGCAGCGCTCACGCTGGCCGTGGCGCTGCTGTCGATCACTCGTTCGATGATGCTCATCGTCACGATCGGCGCGATCTTCGGCATGGGTCACGGCCTGCTGTACCCGACGATGAATGCATGGGTGGCCGACTGGAGCACGGCGTCGAACATCGGCCGCACCCAGAGCCTGTTCAGCGGCTCCTACAGCCTCGGCATCTCGAGCTGCGCGTTCCTGTTCGGCACCATCGTCGAGCGCTACGGCTACTCGACGATGTTCCTGGTGGCTTCTGCAATCTCCCTGGTCGGGATGCTCGTCTTCATTACGGGACCCGGCAGCCTGCCGGGAGAACCGGCCCACGAGTCGCTGGCCGACACCAGCAGCAGCACCGGCGAAATATGA
- a CDS encoding S1C family serine protease produces the protein MDAHVRLLQQVAASTVTVAAEIPQSHPSAAVLGTSRAGTGAVVDTEGTIVTVNYVVLGAQRVLVTDIEGKRMPARVIAQDFASGIAVLGVDSTSLTAPPLRRGSSHDVTPGHDLFLVSSVGATERRSASGYLVAVDSFDAYWEYYLDRALWLSAINPGLGGAPLCDWRGRFVGVVSLNLGAIGRATLAIPSENYYEHAEELLREGRRTTRPQRAWVGMFCYALPDRTVVAGLIPGAPGERSGLAVGDILVRVGEEPVTGRLQLYEEIWKCKPGDDIDLKVLRDGHIESVVVTSGDAEKFFGVG, from the coding sequence GTGGATGCCCATGTCCGACTGCTTCAGCAGGTTGCTGCGTCGACGGTGACGGTCGCTGCGGAAATCCCCCAATCGCACCCGTCTGCCGCGGTGCTCGGGACTTCTCGCGCCGGAACCGGTGCCGTCGTCGATACCGAAGGCACCATCGTCACGGTCAACTACGTCGTGCTCGGAGCCCAGCGCGTGCTCGTCACCGATATCGAAGGCAAGCGCATGCCGGCACGCGTGATCGCCCAGGACTTCGCGTCCGGGATTGCGGTACTCGGCGTCGACTCCACGTCGCTCACGGCGCCGCCGCTGCGCCGCGGCAGCTCACACGACGTCACGCCCGGCCACGACCTCTTCCTCGTCTCCAGCGTCGGTGCGACCGAGCGCCGCAGCGCCAGTGGCTATCTCGTCGCCGTCGATTCCTTCGACGCGTACTGGGAATATTACCTCGACCGCGCGCTGTGGCTCAGCGCGATCAACCCCGGCCTCGGCGGCGCTCCGCTGTGCGACTGGCGCGGCCGCTTCGTCGGCGTCGTGTCGCTGAACCTCGGCGCCATCGGACGCGCGACTCTCGCGATCCCGTCGGAGAACTACTACGAGCATGCCGAGGAGCTGCTGCGCGAAGGGCGGCGCACGACGAGGCCGCAGCGCGCGTGGGTGGGGATGTTCTGCTACGCGCTGCCCGATCGTACGGTGGTTGCGGGGCTGATCCCCGGCGCGCCGGGCGAGCGGTCGGGCCTTGCCGTCGGCGACATCCTCGTGCGCGTCGGCGAAGAGCCGGTGACGGGCCGGCTGCAGCTCTACGAAGAGATCTGGAAGTGCAAGCCGGGCGATGACATCGACCTGAAGGTGTTGCGCGACGGGCACATCGAGAGCGTCGTCGTCACCAGCGGCGATGCGGAGAAGTTCTTCGGCGTCGGATGA
- the pabB gene encoding aminodeoxychorismate synthase component I — protein MPYASRPASPAPGHLVRSHRGAPFPFFIDRGLGDKPSFAGSAPREQLVVDAEGRAQIWRDGAWHDAGHYPIDPLDAIDAFVDGSRSDPVAVPSWLDGVTLPRTVGYLSYELGSRCDRVQAPPAAGKTRIGTPLAVLSVYDDVDAWDPRSGRTWHVRFAHSSPAAPPPALQAPVQSWQPTTRAAYRRGFARILSAIRAGDIYQANLSRRAVFEFDGDAISAYCRLRDVQPVPWGAFLGFGGFSLLSNSPECFLERDGDAIATRPIKGTRARRGEPAADAAERASLASDPKEMAEHLMIVDLERSDLGRVATTGSVRVTRYGAVESFATVHHMASDVEATLRHGIGLAALLRATFPGGSITGAPKLRAMEILAEVEDGERGPYTGAIGCFNGSDRLSLSIAIRTAVTAGNQLLYAAGGGIVADSDAEREWEETEIKIGALRAALAAGGRAGHAPAAAKAL, from the coding sequence ATGCCGTACGCGTCGCGCCCTGCCTCGCCCGCTCCGGGGCACCTGGTCCGTTCGCATCGCGGCGCGCCGTTCCCGTTTTTCATCGACCGGGGGCTCGGCGACAAACCCTCGTTCGCGGGCAGCGCCCCGCGCGAACAGCTCGTGGTCGACGCAGAAGGCCGCGCGCAGATCTGGCGCGACGGGGCCTGGCATGACGCCGGCCACTATCCGATCGACCCGCTCGATGCGATCGATGCTTTCGTCGACGGCTCCCGCAGCGATCCCGTTGCCGTGCCTTCGTGGCTGGACGGCGTGACCCTCCCGCGCACCGTCGGCTATCTTTCGTACGAGCTCGGCTCCCGGTGTGATCGTGTTCAAGCACCGCCGGCGGCGGGCAAGACCCGCATCGGCACGCCGCTGGCCGTGCTGTCGGTCTACGATGACGTCGATGCCTGGGACCCGCGAAGCGGGCGCACCTGGCACGTGCGATTCGCGCACTCGTCGCCGGCGGCACCTCCGCCGGCGCTCCAGGCGCCGGTCCAATCCTGGCAGCCGACGACACGGGCTGCGTACCGTCGCGGCTTCGCGCGCATCCTTTCCGCGATCCGCGCCGGCGACATTTACCAGGCGAACCTGTCCAGGCGCGCCGTCTTCGAGTTCGATGGCGACGCGATCTCTGCGTATTGCCGCCTTCGCGACGTGCAGCCGGTGCCGTGGGGAGCCTTCCTCGGCTTCGGCGGATTCTCGCTGCTGTCGAATTCGCCCGAATGTTTCCTCGAGCGCGACGGTGACGCGATCGCGACGAGGCCGATCAAGGGCACGCGCGCGCGGCGCGGCGAGCCTGCCGCCGATGCGGCAGAAAGAGCATCGCTGGCGTCGGATCCGAAGGAAATGGCCGAGCACCTGATGATCGTCGATCTCGAGCGCAGCGACCTCGGCCGCGTCGCGACGACCGGCTCGGTGCGGGTCACGCGCTACGGCGCCGTCGAAAGCTTCGCCACCGTGCATCACATGGCGTCGGACGTCGAAGCGACGTTGCGCCACGGCATCGGCCTGGCTGCACTGCTCAGGGCGACGTTTCCCGGAGGCTCGATCACGGGCGCACCGAAGCTTCGTGCGATGGAGATCCTCGCCGAAGTGGAAGACGGCGAGCGCGGGCCCTACACCGGCGCGATCGGCTGCTTCAACGGCAGCGACCGCCTCTCGCTGTCGATCGCGATCCGCACCGCCGTCACGGCCGGCAACCAGCTTCTCTATGCCGCCGGCGGCGGAATCGTCGCCGACTCGGACGCGGAACGGGAATGGGAAGAAACCGAGATCAAGATCGGCGCTCTTCGCGCGGCACTGGCAGCCGGCGGCCGCGCAGGCCACGCGCCAGCGGCCGCGAAAGCGCTGTGA
- a CDS encoding aminotransferase class IV, whose amino-acid sequence MQPMKDICWLNGAFVPTARAKISALDRGFLFGEGLFETWRTYGGRPYAIAEHLRRMAGSARRIGIAFDPDEPWDKRCVELARRCQMLRSDGAVRLTITRGHGPVSLVAAKTQEPTTLMMFRPLEPTLAQARSRGVAIHLVSVGSGVSERWRQVKSLNYLPAVLARIEARKHRCFEAVYHTGERSDPRSTVLEGTTSNVFAVRRGTVFTAPISAGLLPGVTRAKTLRLARRVAQVREERFTVADLLAADEVFLTASSIEVVPVVRAGGRRIGNGKPGPVAIEMQRLYRREVARRLGIEVEELDGP is encoded by the coding sequence ATGCAACCCATGAAGGACATCTGCTGGCTCAACGGCGCGTTCGTCCCGACGGCTCGCGCGAAGATTTCGGCGCTCGATCGCGGGTTCCTGTTCGGCGAAGGGCTGTTCGAGACGTGGCGCACCTACGGCGGCCGCCCGTACGCGATTGCCGAGCACCTGCGGCGAATGGCGGGCAGCGCACGACGGATCGGCATTGCATTCGATCCCGACGAGCCGTGGGACAAACGCTGCGTCGAGCTTGCGCGCCGCTGCCAGATGCTGCGCAGCGACGGTGCGGTGCGCCTCACGATTACGCGCGGACACGGGCCCGTGAGCCTGGTCGCCGCGAAGACGCAAGAGCCGACGACGCTGATGATGTTCCGGCCGCTGGAGCCCACTCTCGCGCAGGCGCGCAGCCGCGGCGTCGCCATCCATCTCGTCAGCGTCGGATCCGGCGTTTCCGAGCGCTGGCGGCAAGTAAAATCGCTGAATTACCTTCCGGCAGTGCTGGCTCGTATCGAGGCCAGGAAACACCGCTGCTTCGAAGCCGTCTATCACACGGGCGAGCGCTCGGATCCGCGAAGCACCGTCCTCGAAGGCACGACGAGCAACGTGTTCGCCGTTCGCCGCGGTACGGTCTTCACGGCGCCAATTTCGGCGGGGCTGCTGCCTGGCGTCACCCGCGCGAAAACGCTCCGGCTGGCGCGCCGGGTCGCCCAGGTGCGCGAGGAGCGCTTCACGGTTGCCGATCTTCTCGCGGCGGACGAAGTGTTCCTCACGGCATCGTCGATCGAGGTCGTGCCGGTCGTGCGCGCCGGCGGCCGGCGCATCGGAAACGGCAAACCCGGTCCCGTCGCGATCGAAATGCAGCGACTGTACCGCCGCGAAGTCGCTCGCCGCCTCGGCATCGAGGTCGAAGAGCTGGACGGGCCCTAG
- a CDS encoding phospholipid carrier-dependent glycosyltransferase produces MSRRALLACVLLGALFAVQASVAARRDSVTIDEYVHLPLGLHALTTGDLTQDPINSHVPRMLAALPLLVDRPVFSPPPDAVVWGLGAYFMQANAERYQAFYVEARTVIILLSLLAAALTARWAFELYGEGAAVAATALFALSPSLLAHGHLVTLDMAGTLGFLLALLANWKFLEAPTMRRAVILGVAVGVTNLLKLSGSVLAVMILVTLAIRIVADRRDSPPLLRWLAMLAAAGVASVVVINAGYAFDGTFGLLRDCTLAPDGKLAHLAQAAPWLRLPLPRPFLNGIDMVLEVGKGHEASYFLNGELSADGWWYYHLAAFAAKCPLPVLLASVFSILAWVAGRSRGRRDYAVFVPVVLLFAANSVFNSLDIGERHVLPAYPLLTIGISPWIADALRGFPTLVAAVSARASGGASPAAIARRAAAPVAAVALLLWNAAGTFAVAPRYLQYFNEAAGGPERGHRVLIDSNIDWGQDLIRLREYMDANSIDSIALAYFGRVHPAVYGIKFTPLERGVSHGKAVVSATFLMGRPYFWYLGGHMRWVPSHTYEWLQGYKPVARVGSMFVFDLP; encoded by the coding sequence ATGTCGCGGCGTGCGCTCCTTGCATGCGTGCTGCTCGGCGCGCTCTTCGCTGTCCAGGCTTCGGTGGCGGCCCGGCGCGATTCGGTGACGATCGACGAGTACGTCCACCTTCCGCTCGGGCTTCATGCGCTGACGACGGGCGACCTCACGCAGGACCCGATCAACTCCCACGTCCCGCGCATGCTCGCGGCGCTGCCGCTGCTCGTCGACCGGCCGGTGTTCTCTCCGCCGCCCGATGCGGTCGTCTGGGGACTCGGCGCCTACTTCATGCAGGCCAACGCGGAGCGCTACCAGGCCTTCTACGTCGAAGCGCGCACGGTGATCATCCTGCTCTCGCTGCTGGCTGCGGCGCTGACGGCGCGCTGGGCGTTCGAGCTCTACGGCGAAGGCGCGGCGGTCGCTGCGACGGCGCTGTTCGCGCTGTCTCCTTCGCTGCTCGCGCACGGGCACCTGGTGACTCTCGACATGGCCGGCACTCTCGGCTTCCTGCTCGCACTGCTGGCGAACTGGAAGTTCCTCGAGGCGCCGACGATGCGAAGAGCCGTGATCCTCGGCGTCGCCGTCGGCGTGACCAACCTGCTCAAGCTGTCGGGCTCGGTGCTGGCGGTCATGATCCTCGTGACACTGGCGATCCGCATCGTCGCCGACCGGCGCGACTCGCCGCCGCTGCTGCGCTGGCTCGCGATGCTGGCCGCCGCCGGCGTCGCGTCCGTCGTCGTGATCAACGCCGGCTACGCGTTCGACGGAACGTTCGGGCTGCTTCGCGATTGCACGCTGGCACCCGACGGAAAGCTCGCGCACCTCGCGCAGGCTGCGCCGTGGCTGCGTCTTCCGCTGCCGCGCCCTTTCCTCAACGGCATCGACATGGTGCTCGAAGTCGGCAAGGGCCACGAAGCGTCGTACTTTCTGAACGGGGAGCTGTCGGCCGACGGCTGGTGGTACTACCACCTGGCTGCCTTTGCGGCCAAGTGCCCGCTGCCGGTGCTGCTTGCGTCCGTCTTTTCGATTCTTGCGTGGGTCGCCGGCCGCAGCCGCGGGCGCCGCGACTACGCCGTGTTCGTTCCCGTCGTGCTGCTGTTCGCCGCGAATTCGGTGTTCAACTCCCTCGACATCGGCGAGCGTCACGTGCTGCCGGCCTATCCGCTGCTGACCATCGGCATCTCCCCGTGGATCGCGGATGCGCTCCGCGGATTTCCCACGCTCGTCGCGGCCGTTTCCGCGCGCGCGAGCGGCGGCGCCTCGCCGGCCGCGATTGCCCGCCGCGCGGCGGCGCCCGTGGCTGCGGTCGCTCTTCTGCTATGGAATGCAGCGGGCACTTTCGCGGTCGCGCCGCGCTACCTGCAGTACTTCAACGAAGCGGCCGGAGGTCCCGAGCGCGGGCACCGCGTACTGATCGACTCGAACATCGACTGGGGACAGGACCTCATTCGCCTTCGCGAGTACATGGACGCGAACAGCATCGACTCGATCGCGCTCGCCTATTTCGGGCGCGTGCACCCTGCAGTCTATGGAATCAAGTTCACGCCTCTCGAGCGCGGTGTCTCGCACGGCAAGGCCGTCGTCTCGGCGACGTTCCTGATGGGACGACCGTACTTCTGGTACCTCGGTGGGCACATGCGCTGGGTGCCGTCCCACACCTACGAATGGCTGCAGGGCTACAAGCCGGTGGCGCGAGTAGGATCGATGTTCGTGTTCGACCTTCCGTGA